One Hydractinia symbiolongicarpus strain clone_291-10 chromosome 7, HSymV2.1, whole genome shotgun sequence genomic window, TGGTCTGGAAAGGATCTATAAATTGATCGGTGATAACAGAGTGACAAGGTGGTTGGCTGCTAGTTGTGATGATGATTCAGTAGGAGAAAGTAAGTAGCATAAACACATCACATTCTTGGAAAAAGAATGTGATGTTCCATCAAAATACGGTAACCGACAGTCGCATTATACTGGAAAGAATGATCAAAATCTCACCGATTTTAATGAGGTACCAAATTCTTGTTTTATCTGTAATCAACCTAATCATGTGATGACCAATGGTCCCGGAGGCACAAAAATTGTACAGTATTTTGTTTGTGAACCCTTTGTCAATATATCACCAGCTGAACGACAACCCTTGGTGAAGTCGGAGGGATCATAACAAAAACACCTCATGGAATATATAGTGTCAGACTGCCACTTGCTAATGGAGGAGATGCTGTGATGTCAGGATTATGCATGGAACAAATAGCAGCAACGTTCCCAAAATACCCACTTGGTGGAAAAGTAGAGTCTGATATTAAAGAATCATACCGTCAATCAGGAAATGATGTAAGAAACTTACCTTCTTTGTTACCATTCGTCAGTGGAGAACCAGACTTCATGCTGGGCGTTAAATACCTACGATACTTTCCTGAAACAGTATACCAGATGTCATCCGGATTAACAATTtataaatcacattttaaaaatactggTAGTTATGGTGTGATTGGAGGGCCGCATGAAGTATTCACCCAAATTGAAAGGTATCACCATTTATCTTATTGCAAATCCTTTCTATCAAATCAACATTGTCTTTTTAAGAATGGGTATCAAGTAAACCCAGATGTTTCCCTGTTAGgatataaaaatgatttatttgacATTTCAGTAAATGACGTTAATAACTTTGACTTTGAGAATAATCACCACACGTTTGtatcaaaaaacatcaaatcttTTAATCAAGTGGAAGCTGCAGGGAGCGAAATAAATTACAGATGCATCAAATGTCGTACTTATTCAACTTGCAAAAACCATTACCAAAATGAATCGTTGTCAATCAAGGAGGAAATAGAACAAGAGGTTATTAATAAATCTGTGCATGTTGATGTCAAGAACTGCATTACGATCGCTAACCTTCCATTCATGCGAGACCCAAGTATCAAAGTCCGAATCGACACAAAGCTCTGAACGTATAGAAACGATTGGAGAAAAATCAAGCAGACAAAGAATCAATTATAAAATCAGAGGCCAAACTTCACTCGCTTGGTCTTGTTGAACATGTTAAAAATCTACCAGCCAATATTCAAACATCACTtgctaaaaatcaaataaaaaactaCATCCTTGGAGGGTGGCATGGAAAGATAATTCAACAACAACACATGTCGCATTGTATACAATGCATCACAACCAACATCGACTGTATTCAGCCTTAACAGTATCCTTGCCAAAGGTCGAAATAACATGAACAATCTTGTCGAAATCTTCATTCGATGGAGAATACACAAAGTTGGATTCCACAcagatatacaaaaaatgtaaaatgcaGTCAAACTTCGTGAAGAGGACTGGTTCTATCAACGATACTTGTGGCAACAGCAGTTAGATCCAAATAAACCGCCGGAGGAAAAAGTTATCAAGACAATCATCTATGGTGTAAAATCATCTGGAAATCAGGCAGAACGTGGTCTACGAGAAACTGCCAAATTATTTCAAGAACCATACCCGGAGGTATATGAAACCGTCTGCAAAGACATATGCGTTGATGACTGTATGTCAGGCTGTCCAACAATGGATCAAACGTTACCAAGAGTAGATGAACTGGAACTAGTTTCACACTCAAAGGTGTCACAATATCTGGGAAGAACACACTAGAAAATTTATCAAGTGATGGACTCACGCTATGTGTGGCTGGTCTTCTTTGATATCCAATGGTAGATGAAATTTTCCTCGATATCAAAGATCTCAACTTTGCAAAGAAACATCGTGGTCGCAAAGTGAAGCAGATCACACAAATACAAGAGCAACTCACCAGACGGAATTGCGCATCGAAGgtggcagaaatctttgacatcTCAGGAATGTTAACTCCAATTACTGCCACGATGAAAACGGATCTGCACGAACTTGTGAAACGCTTCTTAGATTGGGATGACATAATTCCCGATTCCTTGAGGTCGATTTGGATATCACACTTTCAAATGAtggatgaaataaaaaacatccgATTTCAACGAGCAGTTGTTCCACATGATGCGGAAAAGCTTGACGCATCCACATTAGATTTTGGAGATGCCAGCCAATCACTGGTTTGTGTTGCCATCTACATTCGattcaaaagaaaaagtaaggGATTTTCTTCTCAACTCATTTTTGCAAAATCTCGCTTAATTCCAGACGGTATGTTACAGCCTCAAGCAGAGTTATTTGCAGCTATTGTCACCACACATTGTGGTGAAGTGGTAAGAAGATCTCTTCATAAGATCCACAAGAAAGCCATCAAATTCACAGATAGCCAAATTGTCCTGTACTGGTTAGCGAATGAGAATCGAGCTCTAAAGCAATACGTAAGAAATCGAGTTATAGAAATTCAAAGATTCACATCTATTGATCAATGGAGGTATGTCAGATCAGAAGATATGATTTCAGATATTGGTACCCGAAGATGTATTTCCATTAGCAATGTTCTATCTGAATCTGTTTGGTGTAGATGTTTCGAGTGGATGAGAGGTgaagagtccaattttccaatGATGGATGCTAAGGAAATTGTTCTAAATAACCAAAATCTTCAATTGATTAAACGTGAAACTCCACCAAAATACGAACCAGAACCACAAACCACATACGTAGCTCTTGATTCTACCATCACAAAAGAAATATCTGACAGATATCAATTTTCGCAATACCTTATCGATCCCAACAGACATCACTGGAAAGTAGTGGTAAGAATCCTATCAATCATCAAAAATATCGTTGTGCTGTCAGATGTGGAGATAAAGGACGCAGAAAACTATTTCCACAAGAAGGCAACAATGGAAATCAAACAATTCCTGAAGTCAAATCAATAGGAAAAAATCAGTCACGAAAAGGATGGAATTCTCCTTTACTCTGGAAGGATTCTTCCGACAGATGAAGTTACGATTGTTGGACAAGCAACAAAAGTTATGAAGGACCTGTCATCAACAACATTTTGTGTCCCAGTGGTCGACTCACCGATAGCATACAGTGTTGCAAACGATATTCACTGGCATGACAAAACTGTACGTCATTCAGGGGTCCAGACAACATGGAGATATGTATTAAAGCAGATTTACATCATTGAAGGAAGATCATTAGTAAAAAAGGTGAAAGCTGCTTGCGCAAGATGCAGGTACTTGGAGAAAAGGAAATTGGAAGTGGTTATAGGACCTGTATCAAAACAAACTATTGCACCTGTGTTTTATATTACGCAGCTTGATCTTTCAGGTCCATTTCTTTCATACTCGATGCATCATCATCATAGTTTTTTGCTGTACAACAACGTCAACGGTTAATATCAAGGTGATGAAGATTACAGCACTTCCGCATTTCTACAAGCCTTCACAAGATTTGCATGTGAAGTCGGTTATCCAAAAGTACTCCTTCCAGATGAAGGCAGTCGGTTAGTGAAAGGTTGCGAATCAATGCGATTGGATTTTGTCAACATTGaatatcaacttcatcaaaacGAGGCAGTCGAATTTAAAGTATGCCCTGTTGGTGCTCATAGCATGCATGGTAAAGTCGAGCGTAAGATTCGTCAAATAAAAGTTTCACTTAAGAAGAATTTACATAATTCAAGATTGTTGATTATTCAATGGGAAACAATAGCATCGTCCAACGCAAACAGTATTAACAACCTTTGGATCTTggaaacaacaaatccaatttTGAAGCCATGGATCTAATAACCCCTAATCGTTTAAGATTAGGTCGAAATAACGAACGAAGTCCGATTGGAAGTATGAAAGTAATTAACGATTACGATAAAATTCTGAGAACGAATAAGAAGATATTTGATACATGGTATGAGAATTGGTTAATTTCACATGTTCCCAAATTAATGGATCATCCGAAATGGTTCAGATCGGATGTGGATGTTCAAGAAGGTGacgtagttttatttttaaaacaagaatcAATGTTAAGTTCGAATTATCAATTTGGTATGATCACATCAGTCGATTATGGTCGAGACGATAAAATTAGACGAGTTCTTGTTAAATATCGAAATAACAATGAAAACGTTGATCGCGAAACCCATCGCTCAGTTAGAAACTTGATTGTTATTCATCGAATTGACGAATTGAATTTGTACGAGGAACTATAGAAAGCTGCACAGTATTGCGATTCCAAGTTTCTTAATGACTCAAATTGTTCAGAATAAAGTACAAATTTTATAATCGTTGGGGAGTGTTGAGTCAGctctatgttaaaatttgtctttatgttttgtctgccatgtttgttctgtaatttatttaactATCGTGTTGTCAAGTGTAGTTACCTAAGTGTATTTAGTGTAAAAATTTAATCACCTGTTTGTGTCTTTGTGTTaattaaatgtcaatttgtGCAATGTTAATTTAATTGTAAAGTATACTCTATagggaatttatatttatttattattaaagcAGATTTTTCAGTTCACTTGTTCACTTGAAGTCAATAATTGTTATATTTCCTTAGTCATTTTGTCATTTTTGTAATGTCGTAAAGACATCGACGATGGAGAGGACTTGGGCAGAAGAAGAGGGACGATTGTGATGACACGAGAGTTATGATAGTGAATAGGGAGAAAGAGATAAACAGAGATATATTGTAAACACGTGTTCTTATTTAACCTATTCTCCCGATATTAAACTGGCGACGAGGAGAAGGGAATAACAGACGAAGATTAAATTCGACAAGATTAAATTCGACAAGATTTAATTCTTATCTGTgaagtaattttaaatttttatgcacTTGCGATGGCTGTTCGAAATCTTAATCTGCCAACCTTTCCAGAGTTTTCCACAGAAGATGTGTCTACATTCAGTTCGCGCTGGAAGAAGTATAAACAAAGATTTGAACTTTTGTGTCACGCTATTGGTGTCACAGATGAGTCTCAAAAACTAGCTATGTTGTTTACTTACGTTGGAGATAGCACGtatgaaatatatgaaaatgttaAGCCTGAACGCGAAGAAGATGTAACATATCCGAATGTCATCGCGCCGTTAGAAAAACACTTCGAACCACAAGTAAATAAAAGTTACGAAACATATTTATTTCGCAATATAATACAGCAGGAAGATGAAATGATACATCAGTATTTTATACGATTAAAAGAACAAACAGTAAAATGTGACTTTCACGATAAAAATTTGGAAATCAAAAGACAGATTGAACTTTCTACTACTAACAACAAGTTACGTTTATATAGCTTCAGAAATCCTGATAAAACCTTGGAAGAAATACTGGTGACAGGAAAGACTTTAGAAAGCACCATACAGCAAGCAGAAGTTCTTCAAAAAACACAGGCGAACGATACAGAGCGAATCAACGAATTGCGGTCGGTTTACACCGACCGCCAAGGTAAGCCACATTCTTTAAACCGACGAGGAATGAGTAAAAGAGGCCGACCTCAAAATGCCAAATGTTATCGTTGTGATGGACCATTTCCCCATCAAAACAGATGCCCTGCTGAAAACCAAATTTGTAACGCATGTGGAAACCAGGGTCACTTTTCAAAATGTTGTAGAACCAAAACATATCGACATCAAAACACCCAAGCACGTCTGGGGAGGGGATCCTTTTACCAATCAAGACAGCCCTTGAATAACGTTACTCATTCGCCgttaaacgatttttctgctaTGCAAAATACCCTTGAAGCTGAAAGTGATGATGAAATGTTATTTTCTATCCAAACTTTGTATGATTGTGAACATCCTATGATTAATACTGTGTCTTATTCGTCTGATGTTGTGAATTCTCCATTCGATAGCACAGAAAACACAAGTAACAGTAACCACAGTTATAAGAATAGTAAGCAAAATTCTGATTTCAATACTGTTGTTAAATTAGAAGGAGGAAAAGTAAATTTTCTAGTCGATACAGGAGCTAGCATTAACATTCTCACATTGCGTACTTTCAATCAGTTAAACGAACGccttccaaaaaaattaaatctactcaaaacaaaaacaagcgtCGTAACGTACGGAAGTGACACTTGAAATTTGAAAGTTTTAGGACGCGTTAACCTCTTAGTAGAAACCACCTCTAAAATGATTAACGCGCCATTTTTCGTGATCGACACTTCTTGACGTCATTCAGATGAAGAAACAagttttttctttacaaaatcaGCGAAGCATGCAGCCAAACTACAAAGCACCTGATAAactaaaatcaaaagaaaacatTCCAACACACCTCCGCAGAGTTTTAGAAAGTTATAAAGATACCGTGTTCAGTGAGAAAATCGGAAAACTGAAGGACTATCAAGTGCATCTTCACATAGATAACAACGTACCCCCAGTAGAGCAAAAAGAAAGACGCATACCTTTTGCTTTACGAAAGCGAGTCAATGCAGAAATGGCCAAAATGGAGAAAGCAGGCATAATAGAAGATGTCACAAACGAAGCGACGCCATGGTTAAATCCGCTAGTTATTGTTCCCAAACCCGAGGGAGGAGTACGAATTTGTCTCGATATAAGAGAAGCAAACAAGGCTATTAACCGAACAAGATATCCAACCCCCACCGTAGAAGATTTAAAAATCAAGCTAAGTGGTTTAAAAGTATTTACCAAGTTAGACATGCGAAGTGCTTTTCATCAACTGGAATTATCCGAAGATTCACGACCTATCACCGCTTTCCAATCCGAAACTCGAATAAAACGTTACACCCACCTGATTTTTGGCGTGAACTCCGCGTCGGAAGAAATGCAACATGTGCTTAGATCCTTAATAGCAGACATCAATGGAGTTGAAAATATTGCGGACGATTTATTTATATTCGCAAAATCTCAAGAAAAGCACGACGTTATTTTAAACAAGGTGTTAAAACGTTTCGAAGAGAAAGGACTCACATTGAACCTGGAAAAATGTGTATTCTGCAAAAGCAATTTAGAATTTTTTGGGCATATCTTCTCAGAAGAAGGTATGAAACCAAGCCCAAAGAAAATTGAAACCATTACAAACATGCCTCAACCCGAAGATGTCAAGTCACTTTGAAGCTTTTTGGGACTCACCAACTACATGCAAACATACATACTGGACTATCGTACAATAACTTATCCACTTAGACAATTGATCAAAGAGAACGCCGAATGGAACTGGACATCCGAATGTGAACATGTAGTGAATCCTGCTTAGCATATTTTGATGAAAACAAAGAGACATTTATGTTTACAGACGCTAGCCCATATGGTATATCCGCCGTATTGTTGCAGAAAAGCAAGGGTAAAGATGATGTTAAGGTTATATCTTATTCATCCAAATCCCTCACAGAAACTGAAAtgaatatcttaagaatatgtccaacctcgattgtttgttttaatataaaaataatttgccaatagctatagcaagttttattttattaaggcattatatattttcaggacatggacatgctaagaatatattcagaataatgaggatagtatttgtccagaaagttaagaactttttttgtaagattatatatactttaaacaatgggtcagaagttcagaatattttaagaaattgtctaaccttgattgtttgttctgaatataaaaaattgtcaatAGCTATAGCAACATATAGcaagaaagttaagaactttttttgtaagaatatatctAAACAATAtgtcagaatatcctaagaatatgtctaagcttgattgttttgaaataaaaatttgtatgatgcacaaatttcaggggcggatccagtgtACGTCAGCGCCGTCACGCGACTGACATAATTTTACTAAGAATCGTAAAAAATAATAGGGTACTGTGATCCTTCAGTCCCTGCGACCGTTGACCTTTATTTTACGGACCTTTCTCTTGTGTGACTGAGTTGATGGATATGGCAAAAAGCGACTGGCATCCGAAGAATTCTCATGTAATGTGATTGGCTTGCCGGCCGAAATAACGTATTCTGATTGGTTTACAAAAAATTGACGACTTTGACCCATATTTACGGCATTCGAAATGTGACACAGCATGTATTTTTCAAtaatctttgattttttttgtaactgATGCCGTGTAATTTGAATTtcggaccaaacgaaagcaATTAGGAGGGTTTTTTTGGGACCAACATGCGAGACTAATAAGTAACCAGGCATGGTGACTCACGACATGTGTGCTGCAATAagatacaataattttttaaatgtgcaaGAAAGATACTTAAAGTTATTACATTTAATCAAGtctttatgtcaaaaatataattagAGTTGTGTAGCTATAGATATTGGaacatatgtagctagctagctaggaatttCAATACAGAGTGGGTTATTTCTAAAGTTGTAGTTGTTGACCAAAAACTTAGAGGGTTCTACAGTTGCTTTATGTTAAGAAGATAATGCTTTATTATTCTTGTTATCTTTAACATTTGtaatatatagttaataaaagcATGCACCACCTAACTTTCATATGAAAAATCCTTTTtatacttaatttttaattttcacgaaataGGCCCAGAGCACACATAGACTGATAATAACTTCCTGCAGATGTTAATAGCTTACTACTAGGATATATCATCTGAGGAATCTTGATATTAGTACAAGtctgtgaattttttaaaaaaaataataattcctAACCAATTAGTCAAAGTGGCAATTTTATGAGTGGGTAGTATAAAAAAGCATACTTTTCGCTAATGGTAAAAGTCCAATAActtgtgcaaaaattaaaacaatggcTTAAAACTTGATATGGTATAGTTTTAGACCAGATCGATGAAAGAGAGCCCAATATACATTGAGCTATCATTttagttcttattttttttaattaaggcattttttacagcATATCTGTTTTAACACAGACACAAGTGCAAAAAccattaaaagcattttttctGATTGAAGTAAGTCAGATAGGAATTGATAAAACTAGTTTAAGCCCAAATTTTTAACCAGTCCAAAGAAATTGTAAATTACCGGAATGTTCAACTTAAATTATGTtggtacaaaagtttaatcatgATTACGACTACGGTTtaattgataaaatttttgtttgtctttCATTTATTATGTTATCAATTGAATAATATTTGAGCAAACGCATTTTGCAGAATAGGCAGTGACCAACCAAAAGGGTGCATATATGTTTTATTCTGTAGTCCTACATCCAACATGTTGTATAACACAGAAGTTAGTTTCGACAATTTACTTATTTCCTGGGATAATTATTTTTAGCCCTTAAAGTCACTGGAGATTTGTTTGTACAGCTACATGTCCTAGCTACATGTTGGTGACAATGCACTGGTTGACGTGCTGCAACATTCCATCATTAGGGTTTTTCCTTTACCctgaggtatatatatatagtaagaaTTCTGTTTTACTTTCTTGCTAAGAAGAACATCAAGGTAAGTCATTTATGTATTCCATCTTTGATGACGCTTTGTACAATTAAACTGGTGTAACACAATAGAATTTGTGGGGAATGAAGCTGTTTTTACTTGTACTATCAGGCTTGGCTTAGTTTGTTTTGGTAGACTAGTTGCGGGAGCATGGTTAGTACTCTGAACACAGAAAATTTTTGCCACCTTTCGCCAAATACTTTAATTTCccagtggtaagaaaaattatgctgcgcCTCCAGACTGCACAGATACTTCAAAAACCAAAAACCAAATTTCCTATTTTCTTAACTGTGCAAAGTTGAACGTGTATTTACATCattaaatgctaaaaatacTTATTCTCAAGCTCACGTTCTGTTTTGTGTTGCAAGGTGTTGATGAAGGGTGTGATAATAATTTTAAAGCCAACCATTTTTGTAATTCTGGTTAAAACAATTCAGCTTCCCCTAGTTAAGCCTACTTTAGCATATAGCAGACTGTTCATGTCTGGAATAGCTAACATTACGTTATTAGCCATATCCTAGATATGCTGACGAGCCCTGATATTGGGCGAAACAGTctttaaatatttgaatttaaactgttgtttttaattttaatacactTTTTTTGCAACCCTTTAAAAGACGGtttgttattttcttgtccATTCGAAACTTTAGAGCAAAAAACGTCTCTACTAAAGCTAATAATTTGGACATTATTTAGGCCGTTTATAATGCGTAGAGGCTAAAAATAGTGAAAGTTTCCGGGGCTGGGCCCCGGACTCGCCATGGAGGGCTTCCAGTGCCCCCCATGACCCCAGCTGTTCTGGGCGCAGCAAATTGCTgcgctttttttttttgcttcgcaaaaatttgactgacatgttaaaaatgttggatccgcccctgaatttaattagaaatttactttttattcCCTATATATCTCACAGACTGAACATTTAATTTGCCATTAGCTATAACAACTTATAGcgagctttattttattaatatagCCCTGCTAAAAATGTATTAGGAACAATAAGAATagtatttgtcaagaaagttaagaacattaagGCTAAAACGGAAAAAcacaattcttataaaatacacggTGTATATCCTAGATAAGAATTTTATAAactataaaaagtaatttttccgttgttactggtTTTAACGCGAAGACGTGGGttatgtcgttataataaacctaatgtaaacaaagttaaattaatgtttacatctgttacgttaccgtttaaaatattattcgattcttaaattcgaaaacactgcattgttatcatgcacggcACATTTGCGCAATGGCAGGattgctgtatgcaatagactaaatagctaatttggtatgattttgcaataaccttttttgtctggtataccattttccctGGTGTATTTctggcatggcaaagcaagtatatagttttagcagatCTAGCTTTTTACATAGCCGCAGATCtagctttttacatatttttattttgttgttggacctgcttatatttttaaacgtgtgagcaacctcaatcccagggcttttctctttaatttttatttttttaatgctgcACATGCTATTTTTGGACGTTTTCTTTCAGCGGTTAAAGATATAGAATAatgcaaattgtgacttttaaaaattcaaattactgtgttctaTGTTCTTATTTGGCACCCATAATTAGGACtcgatgagagattcagtggattcttccacgagaCTTCGGCTAGTAATAACATAATCCACTAGCACTA contains:
- the LOC130648509 gene encoding uncharacterized protein LOC130648509, whose amino-acid sequence is MAVRNLNLPTFPEFSTEDVSTFSSRWKKYKQRFELLCHAIGVTDESQKLAMLFTYVGDSTYEIYENVKPEREEDVTYPNVIAPLEKHFEPQVNKSYETYLFRNIIQQEDEMIHQYFIRLKEQTVKCDFHDKNLEIKRQIELSTTNNKLRLYSFRNPDKTLEEILVTGKTLESTIQQAEVLQKTQANDTERINELRSVYTDRQGKPHSLNRRGMSKRGRPQNAKCYRCDGPFPHQNRCPAENQICNACGNQGHFSKCCRTKTYRHQNTQARLGRGSFYQSRQPLNNVTHSPLNDFSAMQNTLEAESDDEMLFSIQTLYDCEHPMINTVSYSSDVVNSPFDSTENTSNSNHSYKNSKQNSDFNTVVKLEGGKVNFLVDTGASINILTLRTFNQLNERLPKKLNLLKTKTSVVTYGSDT